TCTCGCGCGCGTCGACGTACTCGCTGACTGAGACGTCGAGTGAGTAGGTCGCGAGTTTGCCGGTGGCGAACGCGTTGCCCGAGTCGTCGGTCGCGACCGACTTCAGGACTCGGAGATCGACGGCGTAGATCTCCTCGGTGTCGGTGTCGGACGTGGTGCGGAGCGACTCGTCGCCGTCCTGCACCTCTCCGGCGTAGGTGCCGGTGGCCACCACGGCGTTCCGCATCATCTGGCCGGTGGCGGGATTCGCAGGGTCCTCACTGCCGTGGCGCGTCGATGCCCCGGTGTTGTTGTCGAGGTTCGCCGCCTGCAGCCCGCTCGCCGGATCGGGCGCGGTGCCATCGGCCCACAGCTCATTCGCGAAGAGAGGCACCGCGGCCTCGTAGGTGAACGAACTCGTCCCGGGCGTGCCGACGGTGGCCGGCAGCTCCTGCGGCGTGCCGCCCGTGAGCGGTGCGGGCAGGGTCCAGGTGACCTTGGTGTAGACACCGGCGCCCTGCAGCCCGAGCGCCGTGGCCTCGGTCGCGGAGAGCTGCACGGTCTCGACCATTTCACCGCTCGGGGTCCAGGTGCCCGGGATCGGACCCGAACCGGGGTATTCCTCATCGGCCGAGTGATCTCCCCCGGAGACCCCGAGATACTCGAGACCGGCAGGGAGGTAATCGGTGACGATGACGTCGCCGGTCACGCCCTCACCCGTGTTCTCGAGCTCGATCGTGTACGTGGTCACGCTCGTGTGCACACCGCGGAGCAGCTTCTCCTCGGGGCTCGGCTCGGTCTTCGTGACGCGCAGGGCCTTCACCGGAATCGGGGCGAAGTCGGCATCCTTGCCTCCCCCGGAGGTGTGGCCGGAGGTGCGCGCCTTGCTCGGCGAGCCGTCGAAGGTCGGGAGGCGCGTCGGGTCATCGCTCGTGTAGGCGGTGACGTCGAAACCGATCTCAGCACCCACGGGGTAGACCGACGCGTCCGGGCGGACCGTGACCGGCTGGGTGACCGTCGCCCCGTCCGGCAGGTCATCGACGTTCGACCACACCCACAGCTGCAGACCCTCGGGGACGGCGCACTTGGTGGACGGCCCGGGAGGCGTGAGGGCCGATGCGGGGATCAGTCCGGCGTCGACGCAGGTGGTGGCGGAGGTGCGTGAGACGTTGGGGAGCACCGAACCTGCGGGGTACGCCGTCGGGGTGCCGAAGGAGCCGGCGCTCACGAAGTCGACCGCGTCGGGGAGCAGTGCGGTGAGCCCGAGGTTGAACTGCTTGCCACCGCCGGAGTTGGAGATCGAGATCTCGAAGGTCGCGTCCTCTCCGGCCAGGATGAAGTCCTTGCCGCCGGTGCCGGACGCGCTGATGCCCACCTCGGGGCTGAACGGGTTGGCGAGCGCCGTCTGCGCCCCGATCCCCACGGCAACCAAGGATCCGGCGATCAGCGTTCCGACCGCGGTTCCCGCGATCCACGAACGCCACCGCGAACGGTGTGACGATGCTGCAACAACTGAACGGTTCTCGAAACGCACTACTTTTGACTCCCCAAAACGGCCGTTGGGGCGATGCATCGCGACGCCGCACCCCACGGTTCAATCGTGTGCTCCCCAAGAACACACAAACGGCTACAACCTACTAGAACTCCCTCTTATATTTCAACGCATAGATTGAAACGTTATATCGCGTCCTGCGGCGCCGGCCGCACCGCGCACTCGGATACGCTCGAGGAATGACCGCAATGGCACAGGACCGTCGGCGGGCGACGCACCTGTCTGAGCCGGAGTGGCGGCCGCGCGCAGCCGAGCATCGTGCGCGTGCCGACGCCCTCACGGCCGGGCATCGTGCGCGCCGACAGCGCGGGGAGACCCACGCGGTGGAGGACTTCCTCTTCACCTACTACTCCTGCAGCCCGGCCGAACTGCGGCGGTGGCACCCCGGCGCCGGGATCGTCCTGCACGGAGCCGCCGAGGAGCGGGGCGCCTGGCGGCACTACACGACCGTCGACGGCACCGACGCCCGCGTTGACCTCACCGCATACTTCGCCAAGCGAGGCGGCACCGTCGACTACGTCGAGCGCCTGCTCTCGGCGACCCTCGAGCGCCCGCCGCGCTTCGGGTGCTTCGGACTGCACGAGTGGGCGATGGTCTACCGCATGACCCCCGAGGAGCTGCGGCACCGCTCCCTGCCGCTCCGCATCGGGCACCGTGAGACGGACGCCGTGGTCGAGTCCCACCCCATCGCCTGCACCCACTTCGACGCTTATCGATTCTTCACCCCGGCGGCGGGGCCGCTCAACGAGCTCCGCCCGACGCGCGAGTCGCAGTCCGCCATGGAGCAGGCCGGCTGCCTGCACGCGGGCATGGACGTGTACAAGTGGGCCGCGAAGCTCGGCCCCATCGTGCCCGGCGCACTGCTGCTCGACTGCCTGGTGCTCGCGAGCGACATCCGTCGGGTCGACATGCGCGCGTCGCCCTACGATGTCAGCTCGTTCGGACTCCCGGCGATCCCGATCGAGCGCCCGGAGGGCAAGCGCGAGTACGCCCGGCTCCAGCGCGGCTTCACCGAGCGCGGCAACGGACTGCGCGAGCGGATCCTCGAGGCGATCACCACGGCGCGGCGCGTGCACGCCGCCGTAGCCGCTTAGAACAGCGTGGGTGCCGGCGCGCTCACCGGCTCTGCCCGCGGCGGCACGACGGCACGGGATCGCCCCGCCTCACGCTCGAGTCCGTAGCGCCGGATCAGCGGACGGATCCGCCCCGCGAGCTCCATGCGGTACGCCTGCGGCGCCCGGCTCGCGCTCCCCGGGTACAGCGACCGATAGGCCGGCACCAGCTCCGGGTGCGCGCGCTCGAGCCACTCGAAGAACCACGGCTTCACGTGGCTGCGCAGGTGCAGCGGGCCGTACAGGACCGCGTTCGCCCCGGCGTCGCGCACGTCCCGGAGCAGCGCCGAGAGCTGGGCGACCGAGTCCGTGAGGTGGGGCAGCACCGGCATGAGGAAGACGTCGCACGGCAGTCCGGCGTCCCGCGCAGCCGCCACCGTGTCGAGCCGCGCCCGGGTGGTCGGTGTGCCCGGCTCAAGAGACTGCTGGAGCTCGGGATCACCGATCGCGATCGACATCGCGAGGTCGACCGGCACGCGTTGCGCGACCTCGGCGAGGAGGGGCAGGTCGCGGCGCAGCAAGGTGCCCTTCGTGAGGATCGAGAGCGGGGTCGCGGCTCGACCGAGCGTCTCGATGATGCCGGGCATGAGCCGGTAGCGGCCCTCGGCACGCTGGTAGGGGTCCGTATTGGTGCCGAGCGCCACGGTGTGGTGCTGCCACGACGGCCGCGCGAGCTCTCGGGCCAGCACCTCCGCGACATTCACCTTGACGATGATCTGGGAGTCGAAGTCCTCCCCCGTGTCGAGGTCGAGATAGCGGTGGGATCCGCGCGCGAAGCAGTAGACGCACGCGTGCGAGCAGCCGCGATACGGATTGATCGTCCAGGAGAAGGGCATCGAGGACTCCCCCGGCACCCGGTTGAGGGCGCTCTTCGCGAGCACCTCGTGGAACACGATGCCGTCGAACTCCGGCGCGCGCACCGTGCGGAGGTGCCCCGGCACCGCCGCGACCTGCGCCAGCCCGAGCCCGGGCAGCGCTGCGTCGACGACCCCGCTCGTCTTCTGCCCACTCCACCTCATGGAGTCATTCGAACATATGTTCGAATGAAGTGCAACCGTCAGCGGCTAGTCGCGCGACTGCTCCGCGAGGTGGTTGTGGTGCTGGATCACCTCGGCGACCACGAAGTTGAACCACTTCTCGGCGAACTCGGGGTCGAGGTGCGCGTCCTCCGCAAGGCTTCGCAGCCGGGCGATCTGGCGCGCCTCCCGCGAGGGATCCGACGCGGGCATCTCGTTCTCCGCCTTCAACTCACCCACCTCCTGGGTGCAGCGGAAGCGCTCGGCCAGCATGTGCACGAGCGCCGCATCGATGTTGTCGATGCTGGAGCGCAGGCGCTCGAGACGCTGCTGCGGTGCGAGGTCGGCCACGATCCAGCCCTCCTCAGTCGAGCAGATCGTGGCGCACCACGACCTGCTCCCGCTCGGGGCCGACGCCGATGGCCGAGATCCGGGATCCGCTCATCGCCTCGAGCGCGAGGATGTAGTCCTGCGCGTTCTTCGGCAGATCCTCGAAGCGGCGCGCGCCCGAGATGTCCTCGGTCCAGCCCGGGAACTCCTCGTAGATCGGGGTCGCGTGGTGGTAGTCGCTCTGGTTCACCGGCATTTCGTCGTGCCGCACGCCGTTGACGTCGTAAGCGACGCACACCGGGATGGTCTCGAGGCCCGAGAGCACGTCGAGCTTCGTGAGCACGAAGTCCGTCACGCCGTTGATCCGCGCCGCGAACCGCGCGATCGGGGCGTCGTACCAGCCGCAGCGCCGCGGGCGCCCGGTCGTGGTGCCGAACTCGAAGCCCTGCTTGCGGAGGTACTCGCCCGAGGCGTCGAAGAGCTCGGTCGGGAACGGGCCGGCGCCGACGCGTGTCGTGTACGCCTTGATCACCGAGATGACCCGGTCGAGCTGGGCCGGCGGCAGGCCCGAGCCGGTGCTCGCACCACCCGCGGTCGCGTTCGACGAGGTGACGAACGGGTAGGTGCCGTGGTCGATGTCGAGCATCGTCGCCTGGCCGGCCTCGAAGAGCACGTTCTTGCCGGCCTGCATCGCCTCGTGCAGCAGAAGCCCGGTGTCGCAGACCATCGGCTCCAGCATCTCGCGGTAGGAGAGCAGATCCTCCACGATCTCGTCGGCCGAGATCGCGCGGCGGTTGTAGATCTTGACGAGCACCTGATTCTTGAACTCGAGCGCGGCCTCGACCTTCTGCCGCAGGATGCCCTCGTCGAAGATGTCCTGGATCCGGATCCCGACCCGGTTGATCTTGTCGGCATAGGCCGGCCCGATCCCGCGGCCGGTGGTGCCGATCTGGCGCTTGCCGAGGAAGCGCTCGGTGACCTTGTCGAGCGTGCGGTGGTAGGCCGTGATGACGTGCGCGTTGGCGCTCACCTTGAGGCGCGAGACGTCGACGCCGCGGCCGCCCAGGGCCTCGAGCTCGCCCTTCAGCACCTCGAGGTCGACGACGACGCCGTTCGAGATGACGGGGGTGACCCCCGGGGTCAGAATGCCGGAGGGCAGGAGGTGCAGCGCATACTTCTCCTGGCCCACGACGACGGTGTGGCCGGCGTTGTTGCCGCCGTTGAACTTGACGACGTAGTCGACGCGGCTTCCGAGCAGATCGGTCGCCCGACCCTTGCCCTCATCGCCCCACTGGGCACCGGTGATGAGCACTGCGGGCATTTCAGCCCCTTCCTTCGGAGTCGGCAGTTACCGGGACAGTCTACCGAGCCGCCGGCTGCGGACACGGAGCGGGGCCATGATCCGGGGATCGCGGCGTGCGTGTCGCGCCGCGTCACCCGGCTTCGATGACGGCGATCGCCTCGGGATCCGCGCCGTCCAGGAACTCGGTGAGCCGCTCGACCTCGGCGGTCTCGCCGATCGTGCCCGCGGCGCGACGAAGCGCATAGAGCGCACGCAGCACCCCGCGGTTGGGCTCGTGCGACCACGGCACGGGGCCCGCGCCGCGCCAACCGGACTTGCGGAGGCGATCGAGCCCGCGGTGGTACCCCACCCGCGCGAAGGCGTAGGCTTCGATCTCACGCCCTGCTGCGTCGGCCTCGTCCGCGAGCTCCGCCCAGGCGAGCGGCGACTCCGGGTGCGCGCGCACGAGGCGCTCGGCCGACACCCCCTCGGCGAGGGCGGCGACGACGTCCGTCTCCGGGGCCAGCAGAGTGGGTTCGGGTCCGAGCAGGTTCGCGCCGATCATGCCGCCAGTCTACGGGGGTGGGGTGGCGTGTGGGCGAAGCGCGCAGTCGGGGCTAGCCGATGCGGAGCGATCGCAGGATCCGCTGCAGCGTGGCGTACTCCTCGGTGTCGACGAACGCGCGCGCCTCGTCCATCGACGCGAAGGTGCGCGGCGGGAAGTTCGCGCTGACCTGGGTCGAGTCCGCAAAGGTCATCGGACCCGCGGCCGGATGCAGCAGGTTGTAAATGAAACAGGCGTCGATCGGTTGCGTGTCGTCGAGCGCGATGCTCCCGATCACCCCCGACTCCGTCTCCGCGGCGCGGAAGACGACGCGCGGTGGCACGAGCGGAGTGAAGCTGGTGTCGGCCGCCGGCACATACCCCGGGATCTCCGCGGGCACGACGTCGAGTTCTTCGAGCCCGAGTGCCGGGAGCGACTCGCAGGATCCGCCGAGGCCGATCACGGCGCTCGAGAAATACAGCTGTTCGGCACCATCGGAGTCACGGATCACGTACTGCAGGAGCTCTTCAGGGGCGTAGGCCGACGGCACCTCCTCGACCGTCCACCCGGGAGGGGTCTCGAAGGAATACACCATGCGGTCGTCCACGAAGCGCACCCACGGCTCCTCGGTCGGCGGGGCAGGCGTCGGTGTCGTCGTCGCGGGCGGAGCGCTCGTCGTGGGCGCGACGGACGGGCTCTCGGGTTCGGGCGCACACCCCATCGCCCCGAATGACAGCGCGAGCACCACGAGTGCCGCCGAACCCAGCCTGCGCGTCATCGACGCCTCCGATCCCACTCGTCCACCCGGGTGCCGTGCAGCCGATGCGCGGCCGAGGAACCGCCTAGCGGTAGTTGACGAACTGCAGCGCGACATCCACGTCGGCGCCCTTGAGGAGCGCCATCGTCGCCTGCAGATCATCGCGGCTCTTCGAGCTGACACGCAGCTCGTCGCCCTGGATCTGGCTCTTCACACTCTTCGGGCCCTCGTCGCGG
Above is a genomic segment from Leucobacter rhizosphaerae containing:
- a CDS encoding 3-methyladenine DNA glycosylase, whose amino-acid sequence is MTAMAQDRRRATHLSEPEWRPRAAEHRARADALTAGHRARRQRGETHAVEDFLFTYYSCSPAELRRWHPGAGIVLHGAAEERGAWRHYTTVDGTDARVDLTAYFAKRGGTVDYVERLLSATLERPPRFGCFGLHEWAMVYRMTPEELRHRSLPLRIGHRETDAVVESHPIACTHFDAYRFFTPAAGPLNELRPTRESQSAMEQAGCLHAGMDVYKWAAKLGPIVPGALLLDCLVLASDIRRVDMRASPYDVSSFGLPAIPIERPEGKREYARLQRGFTERGNGLRERILEAITTARRVHAAVAA
- a CDS encoding Rv2578c family radical SAM protein, with translation MRWSGQKTSGVVDAALPGLGLAQVAAVPGHLRTVRAPEFDGIVFHEVLAKSALNRVPGESSMPFSWTINPYRGCSHACVYCFARGSHRYLDLDTGEDFDSQIIVKVNVAEVLARELARPSWQHHTVALGTNTDPYQRAEGRYRLMPGIIETLGRAATPLSILTKGTLLRRDLPLLAEVAQRVPVDLAMSIAIGDPELQQSLEPGTPTTRARLDTVAAARDAGLPCDVFLMPVLPHLTDSVAQLSALLRDVRDAGANAVLYGPLHLRSHVKPWFFEWLERAHPELVPAYRSLYPGSASRAPQAYRMELAGRIRPLIRRYGLEREAGRSRAVVPPRAEPVSAPAPTLF
- a CDS encoding chorismate mutase: MADLAPQQRLERLRSSIDNIDAALVHMLAERFRCTQEVGELKAENEMPASDPSREARQIARLRSLAEDAHLDPEFAEKWFNFVVAEVIQHHNHLAEQSRD
- a CDS encoding adenylosuccinate synthase — protein: MPAVLITGAQWGDEGKGRATDLLGSRVDYVVKFNGGNNAGHTVVVGQEKYALHLLPSGILTPGVTPVISNGVVVDLEVLKGELEALGGRGVDVSRLKVSANAHVITAYHRTLDKVTERFLGKRQIGTTGRGIGPAYADKINRVGIRIQDIFDEGILRQKVEAALEFKNQVLVKIYNRRAISADEIVEDLLSYREMLEPMVCDTGLLLHEAMQAGKNVLFEAGQATMLDIDHGTYPFVTSSNATAGGASTGSGLPPAQLDRVISVIKAYTTRVGAGPFPTELFDASGEYLRKQGFEFGTTTGRPRRCGWYDAPIARFAARINGVTDFVLTKLDVLSGLETIPVCVAYDVNGVRHDEMPVNQSDYHHATPIYEEFPGWTEDISGARRFEDLPKNAQDYILALEAMSGSRISAIGVGPEREQVVVRHDLLD
- a CDS encoding DUF3151 domain-containing protein; the protein is MIGANLLGPEPTLLAPETDVVAALAEGVSAERLVRAHPESPLAWAELADEADAAGREIEAYAFARVGYHRGLDRLRKSGWRGAGPVPWSHEPNRGVLRALYALRRAAGTIGETAEVERLTEFLDGADPEAIAVIEAG